A single window of Rhizobium indicum DNA harbors:
- a CDS encoding LysR family transcriptional regulator encodes MDRFEAMSVLLAVVEAGSLSAGARRLHAPLATVSRKVADLEKHLGVRLVLRTRRGLGVTEEGRAFVAASRRILEELDAAERQASGDHGALRGGLHVTAPIAFGERHLLPIALEFLKEQPDINLRLTLVDRQLSLVDEHVDVALRIGHLADSALIATRVGAVRRVMCASPDYLARRGVPRQPDDLAQHDGISFQGFATAPEWRYRRDGAAFAVEPRYKLAVNTTEAAIQAALAGIGIIRVLSYQISDQLRSGALQELLTEFAPEPLPVNVVHGPADPLPLKVRCFLDWIGPRLRAQMAR; translated from the coding sequence ATGGATCGGTTCGAAGCAATGTCGGTGCTGCTGGCGGTGGTCGAGGCAGGCAGCCTCTCGGCCGGGGCGCGGCGACTGCATGCACCGCTCGCCACGGTCAGCCGCAAGGTCGCCGATCTTGAAAAGCACCTTGGTGTGCGCTTGGTCCTGCGCACCCGCCGCGGCCTCGGCGTGACGGAGGAGGGGCGCGCCTTCGTCGCCGCGTCCCGTCGCATTCTGGAGGAACTGGACGCGGCGGAGCGGCAGGCCAGCGGCGATCATGGCGCGCTGCGTGGCGGGCTGCACGTAACGGCACCGATTGCCTTCGGCGAGCGCCATCTGCTGCCAATTGCGCTGGAATTCCTGAAGGAGCAACCCGATATCAACCTGCGCCTGACCCTGGTCGATCGGCAGCTAAGTCTGGTGGATGAGCACGTTGATGTGGCCCTGCGGATCGGGCATCTGGCGGACAGCGCGCTTATCGCAACGCGCGTGGGCGCCGTCCGCCGGGTGATGTGCGCGAGCCCCGACTATCTCGCCCGCCGAGGAGTGCCGCGTCAGCCGGATGACCTCGCCCAGCATGACGGCATAAGCTTCCAAGGCTTCGCGACCGCGCCGGAATGGCGCTACCGCCGGGATGGCGCGGCCTTTGCCGTCGAGCCGCGCTACAAACTCGCGGTCAACACGACGGAGGCCGCCATTCAGGCAGCACTGGCCGGTATCGGCATTATCCGCGTGCTGTCTTACCAGATCTCCGATCAATTGCGCTCCGGCGCGCTGCAGGAATTGCTGACGGAGTTCGCACCGGAACCGCTTCCGGTGAACGTTGTCCATGGACCAGCCGATCCCCTGCCGCTGAAGGTGCGTTGCTTCCTCGACTGGATCGGGCCCCGCCTACGCGCGCAGATGGCTCGCTAG